The following are encoded together in the Neomonachus schauinslandi chromosome 15, ASM220157v2, whole genome shotgun sequence genome:
- the PRCD gene encoding photoreceptor disk component PRCD encodes MCTTLFLLSTLAMLWRRRFANRVQPEPRGVDGAVMGSRLETDLPSAGREKESLK; translated from the exons ATGTGCACCACCCTCTTCCTGCTCAGCACCTTGGCCATGCTCTGGCGCCGCCGATTCGCCAACCGGGTCCAACC AGAGCCCAGAGGAGTAGACGGGGCCGTTATGGGCAGCAGATTGGAAACAGACCTCCCGTCCGCAGGCAG GGAGAAAGAGTCTCTGAAGTAA
- the CYGB gene encoding cytoglobin, producing MEKVPGEMEIERRERSEELSEAERKAVQATWARLYANCEDVGVAILVRFFVNFPSAKQYFSQFKHMTEPLEMEKSPQLRKHACRVMGALNTVVENLHDPEKVSSVLALVGKAHALKHKVEPMYFKILSGVILEVIAEEFANDFPPETQRAWAKLRGLIYSHVTAAYKEVGWVQQVPNATTPPATLPSSGP from the exons ATGGAGAAAGTGCCGGGCGAGATGGAGATTGAGCGCAGGGAGCGGAGCGAGGAGCTGTCCGAGGCGGAGAGGAAGGCGGTGCAGGCTACGTGGGCCCGGCTCTATGCCAACTGCGAGGACGTGGGGGTGGCCATCCTGGTGAG GTTCTTTGTGAACTTCCCGTCAGCCAAGCAGTACTTCAGCCAGTTCAAGCACATGACCGAGCCCCTGGAGATGGAGAAGAGCCCCCAGCTGCGGAAACACGCCTGCCGGGTCATGGGGGCCCTCAACACCGTGGTGGAAAACCTGCACGACCCCGAGAAGGTATCCTCTGTGCTCGCCCTTGTGGGCAAAGCCCACGCCCTCAAGCACAAGGTGGAGCCCATGTACTTCAAG ATCCTCTCTGGGGTGATTCTGGAGGTGATCGCCGAGGAATTTGCCAATGACTTCCCACCGGAGACGCAGAGAGCCTGGGCCAAGCTGCGTGGCCTCATCTACAGCCACGTGACCGCTGCCTACAAGGAAGTGGGCTGGGTACAGCAGGTCCCCAACGCCACCAC CCCACCGGCCACGCTGCCCTCTTCGGGGCCATAG